The following proteins are co-located in the Paralichthys olivaceus isolate ysfri-2021 chromosome 2, ASM2471397v2, whole genome shotgun sequence genome:
- the cyp27b1 gene encoding 25-hydroxyvitamin D-1 alpha hydroxylase, mitochondrial, with protein sequence MILVRRMLQQALRVSGRSAFPLVKWMERWAEGASAAAHGAKDVRTLDDMPGPSVASFAWDLFAKRGLSRLHELQLEGVQRYGPMWKASFGPILTVHVADPALIEQVLRQEGQHPMRSDLSSWKDYRKLRGHHYGLLTSEGEEWQAVRSLLGKHMLRPKAVEAYDETLNSVVTDLIAKLRLSRRPGGLVTDIAREFYRFGLEGISSVLFESRIGCLDQVVPEETERFIQSINTMFVMTLLTMAMPSWLHQLFPKPWKVFCQCWDYMFDFAKGHIDQRLTTEAEKVARGEKVEGRYLTYFLSQMGLPIKTVYSNVTELLLAGVDTISSTMSWSLYELSRHPELQASLRNEVLSVLKGRRIAEAADVAQMPLLKATVKEVLRLYPVIPANARVITERDIQVGGYLLPKNTLITLCQYATSRDPAVFLNPDEFHPHRWLNKDQAHHPYASVPFGVGKRSCIGRRIAELELYLALSRILVEFDVKPDPEGVSVKPMTRTLLVPDNVISLQFIER encoded by the exons ATGATCTTAGTGAGAAGGATGCTGCAGCAAGCTCTTCGAGTATCCGGCCGGAGCGCCTTCCCCCTGGTCAAGTGGATGGAAAGATGGGCCGAGGGCGCGTCAGCCGCTGCGCACGGTGCCAAGGACGTGAGGACGCTGGACGACATGCCCGGACCGTCCGTGGCCAGCTTCGCCTGGGACCTGTTCGCCAAACGGGGGCTGTCCAGGCTTCACGAGTTACAG CTGGAGGGGGTGCAGCGCTACGGCCCCATGTGGAAGGCCAGCTTCGGCCCTATCCTGACAGTTCATGTGGCTGACCCGGCGCTCATCGAGCAGGTGCTGAGGCAGGAGGGCCAGCACCCCATGCGCTCCGACCTTTCCTCCTGGAAGGATTACAGGAAGCTCAGGGGACATCACTATGGACTCTTGACATC tgagggggaggagtggcAGGCGGTGAGAAGTCTCCTGGGGAAGCACATGCTGCGGCCGAAGGCAGTGGAAGCTTACGATGAAACCCTGAACAGCGTGGTCACTGACCTCATTGCCAAACTTCGCCTCAGCAGACGTCCCGGAGGCCTCGTCACTGATATCGCCAGAGAGTTCTATCGCTTCGGCCTCGAGG GTATTTCCTCCGTGTTGTTTGAGTCCAGAATTGGTTGCCTGGATCAGGTGGTTCCTGAAGAGACAGAACGTTTCATCCAGTCTATCAACACCATGTTTGTGATGACGCTTCTTACTATGGCCATGCCCAGCTGGTTGCACCAGCTGTTCCCTAAACCTTGGAAAGTCTTCTGTCAGTGCTGGGACTACATGTTTGATTTCG CAAAAGGTCATATCGACCAGCGGCTGACAACCGAGGCAGAGAAAGTTGCTCGTGGAGAAAAGGTGGAGGGCCGTTATCTCACCTACTTCCTGTCCCAGATGGGCCTGCCCATAAAGACTGTCTACAGCAACGTCACAGAGCTGCTTCTTGCAGGAGTTGACACG ATCTCCAGCACGATGTCCTGGTCACTGTATGAGCTATCCCGTCACCCTGAGCTGCAGGCCTCGCTCCGGAATGAGGTGTTGAGCGTGCTGAAGGGTCGGAGGATAGCGGAGGCAGCAGATGTTGCTCAAATGCCTCTCCTGAAAGCCACAGTCAAAGAAGTGCTCAG GTTGTACCCGGTGATTCCTGCAAATGCACGGGTCATTACAGAAAGAGACATCCAGGTTGGAGGCTACCTCCTCCCTAAAAAT ACTCTGATCACCCTCTGCCAATATGCAACCTCAAGGGATCCGGCAGTGTTTCTGAATCCAGATGAATTCCACCCTCATCGATGGTTGAACAAGGACCAGGCTCATCACCCTTACGCCTCTGTACCGTTTGGCGTGGGAAAACGCAGCTGCATAGGTCGTCGTATCGCTGAGCTGGAGCTCTATCTTGCCCTTTCCAGG ATCCTCGTAGAGTTCGATGTGAAGCCGGACCCAGAAGGAGTTTCCGTGAAGCCCATGACACGGACGCTTCTAGTTCCTGACAATGTCATTAGCCTCCAGTTTATCGAGCGATGA
- the mettl1 gene encoding tRNA (guanine-N(7)-)-methyltransferase: MSSSMPQKKFYRQRAHSNPMAHHSFDYPVCPEEMDWSTLYPQVFTGDQPERETPRVEFADIGCGYGGLLVELSPLFPENLILGLEIRVKVSDYVQDRIKSLRAAEPGSYQNIACLRSNAMKYLPNFFTKGQLSKMFFLFPDPHFKKTKHKWRIISPTLLAEYAYTLRVGGLVYTITDVEEVHLWMVKHFTEHPLFTRMSDEELVGDVIISRLGTCTEEGKKVQRNGGKNFLAVFRRIENFN, translated from the exons ATGAGTTCGTCAATGCCTCAGAAGAAGTTCTACAGGCAGCGAGCCCATTCGAACCCTATGGCTCATCACTCGTTTGACTA TCCTGTGTGTCCAGAGGAAATGGACTGGTCCACGCTGTATCCACAAGTCTTCACTGGAGACCAGCCTGAGAGAGAGACCCCCCGGGTGGAGTTTGCAGACATTGGATGTGGATATGGAGGTCTATTAG TGGAGTTATCTCCACTTTTTCCAGAGAATCTCATCCTGGGCCTGGAGATCCGGGTCAAAGTTTCGGATTATGTTCAGGATCGTATCAAATCCCTACGTGCTGCTGAACCAGGGAGCTACCAGAACATCGCCTGCCTTCGCAGCAATGCAATGAAGTATCTGCCCAACTTCTTCACTAAAGGACAG cTCAGTAAGatgttcttcctcttccctgACCCTCACTTTAAGAAGACCAAGCACAAGTGGAGGATCATCAGTCCCACGTTGTTGGCAGAGTATGCCTACACACTGAGAGTCGGG GGTTTGGTGTACACGATCACAGATGTGGAGGAAGTTCACCTCTGGATGGTGAAGCACTTCACTGAACATCCACTGTTTACACGCATGTCTGATGAAGAACTG GTCGGGGACGTTATCATCAGTCGTTTGGGTACATGTAcagaagaaggaaagaaagtgcAGAGAAACGGAGGGAAGAATTTCCTCGCTGTTTTCCGGCGGATTGAGAATTTTAATTAA